A genomic region of Platichthys flesus chromosome 4, fPlaFle2.1, whole genome shotgun sequence contains the following coding sequences:
- the LOC133952429 gene encoding post-GPI attachment to proteins factor 2-like, whose protein sequence is MLQGSNVFGNERPLVIRISFTTCVVTTVCLPLLGLIACVFISSVFHYEDSTGTHCQVPNYLPSISASISLSPECHIWRFCIGLHSAPRLLVAFTYFQFYKTRFASKFPESALSRLNLAFALTENLGLLLLTYVSSSETYFVHKEGFVLFLVSSLIHMLITCRLWKAIKKYSLSPEDAKSHLWKVRFLLLNVSFCAFAGFFYYKHNMYCESGSYTFFALFEYLVVFSNMAFHLTAVWDFKSREVMVISSSEDKTF, encoded by the exons ATGCTTCAGGGCTCAAATGTCTTTGGGAACGAGCGGCCCCTGGTCATCAGGATTTCATTCACCACCTGTGTGGTGACGACTGTGTGTCTGCCACTGCTCGGACTGATAGCATGTGTCTTCATCTCCTCGGTTTTCCATTATGAGGACTCCACCGGCACACACTGCCAG GTTCCTAACTACCTGCCATCCATCAGTGCCTCAATAAGCCTCAGCCCAGAGTGCCACATATGGCGCTTCTGCATCGGACTGCACTCGGCCCCGAGGTTACTGGTGGCGTTTACCTACTTCCAATTTTACAAGACGCGCTTCGCCTCAAAGTTCCCAGAGAGTGCGCTCAGCCGCTTGAACCTGGCCTTCGCTCTTACTGAGAACCTCGGCCTCTTGCTCCTCACGTACGTGTCGTCCAGTGAGACATACT TTGTTCATAAGGAAGGCTTCGTCCTGTTCCTTGTCAGCTCCCTCATCCACATGCTGATAACCTGCCGTTTGTGGAAGGCTATTAAGAAGTATTCTCTGAGTCCTGAG GATGCAAAGTCTCACCTGTGGAAAGTGCGTTTTTTACTTCTCAACGTATCCTTCTGTGCTTTTGCCGGATTCTTTTATTATAAACACAACATGTACTGTGAATCAGGGA GTTACACATTTTTCGCCCTGTTTGAGTATCTCGTGGTCTTCTCCAACATGGCCTTCCATCTCACAGCGGTGTGGGACTTTAAGAGCCGGGAGGTCATGGTAATTTCGTCCTCTGAAGATAAAACCTTCTGA
- the chrna10a gene encoding neuronal acetylcholine receptor subunit alpha-10a, whose product MICFCKMKRWRFLTLFRLVLCIIVLPTCWCANGKYAQQLLKDLFTNYTSALRPVEDTNNILNVTLQVTLSQIIDMDERNQILTAYLWIRQVWVDAHLNWNKDDYDGLDTIRIPSSYVWRPDIVLYNNADNHFTGPMDTNVVIRHNGEIMWDSPAITKSSCKVDVSFFPFDAQQCRFTYGSWTYNGNQLDILNAMDSADLADLVDNVEWEVQGMPAKKNIIQYGCCAEPYPDVTYILKLKRRAAFYVFNLLIPCVMISFLAPLGFYLPADSGEKVSLGVTMMLALTVFQLLVAEIMPPSDNVPLIGKYYIATMTMITASTALTIFIMNIHHCGPDAKPVPKWAKTVIMQYMARMFFVYEVGENCMSPQPEKQELPLVTNTDCTMNGQAGAGREDCGFKMERAQETDNTEEREDIDQMMSPIGSMGKNPTNHYSAWKNGNFMSMDCGDAEGPRRCRKPGVSDGERNDRETSCSSQSNERQLLRNIEYIANCYRDQRATQKRTGEWKKVAKVLDRFFMWIFFIMVFFMSLLIMGKAI is encoded by the exons ATGATTTGTTTCTGCAAGATGAAACGATGGAGGTTCCTTACTTTATTTCGGTTGGTTCTGTGCATCATCGTTTTGCCAA CTTGTTGGTGTGCAAACGGGAAATATGCTCAGCAGCTCCTGAAAGATTTATTCACCAACTACACGAGTGCACTGAGGCCGGTGGAGGACACAAACAACATCCTGAATGTGACCCTGCAGGTTACGCTGTCGCAAATTATCGATATG GATGAGCGAAACCAAATTCTGACTGCATATTTATGGATACGACAAGTGTGGGTTGACGCACACCTCAACTGGAATAAAGATGATTATGATGGACTCGATACCATCCGCATACCTAGTAGTTATGTATGGAGACCTGATATAGTCCTATATAACAA tgcaGACAATCATTTCACTGGCCCCATGGACACCAATGTGGTGATCCGACACAATGGGGAGATCATGTGGGACTCCCCCGCTATCACCAAGAGCTCTTGCAAAGTGGACGTGTCTTTCTTCCCCTTCGACGCTCAGCAGTGCAGGTTCACGTACGGCTCCTGGACCTACAACGGGAACCAGCTGGACATCCTGAACGCCATGGACAGCGCGGACCTGGCTGACTTGGTGGACAACGTGGAATGGGAGGTGCAGGGCATGCCGGCCAAGAAGAACATTATCCAGTACGGCTGCTGCGCTGAGCCTTACCCGGACGTGACCTACATACTGAAGCTGAAGAGAAGAGCGGCCTTTTACGTCTTCAACCTGCTCATACCGTGCGTGATGATCTCTTTCCTGGCTCCACTGGGCTTCTACCTGCCGGCTGACTCTGGAGAGAAGGTGTCTCTGGGCGTCACCATGATGCTGGCCCTCACTGTCTTCCAGCTGCTGGTTGCAGAGATCATGCCGCCATCTGATAACGTACCTCTTATTG GAAAATATTACATTGCCACCATGACCATGATCACGGCCTCCACCGCCCTGACCATCTTCATCATGAACATCCACCACTGTGGCCCCGATGCGAAGCCCGTGCCCAAGTGGGCCAAGACAGTCATTATGCAGTACATGGCCAGAATGTTCTTTGTTTATGAAGTCGGAGAGAACTGCATGTCGCCACAACCAGAGAAGCAGGAGCTTCCTCTGGTGACAAACACCGACTGCACCATGAACGGTCAGGCGGGAGCAGGCCGAGAGGACTGTGGCTTCAAAATGGAGCGAGCACAagagacagacaacacagaggagagggaggacatcGACCAGATGATGAGTCCTATAGGCTCAATGGGGAAGAACCCAACAAACCACTACAGTGCTTGGAAAAATGGTAATTTCATGAGCATGGACTGCGGAGATGCGGAGGGTCCGAGGAGATGCAGGAAACCAGGTGTTAGCGACGGAGAGAGAAATGACAGGGAgacctcctgcagcagccaaaGCAATGAGAGGCAGCTGCTGCGTAACATTGAGTACATAGCCAACTGCTACAGGGACCAGAGGGCCACGCAGAAACGGACTGGGGAGTGGAAGAAGGTGGCCAAAGTTTTAGATCGCTTCTTCATGTGgatttttttcataatggtgTTTTTCATGAGCCTGCTCATTATGGGAAAAGCCATCTAA